The following are from one region of the Salvia splendens isolate huo1 chromosome 2, SspV2, whole genome shotgun sequence genome:
- the LOC121771179 gene encoding phospholipase A(1) DAD1, chloroplastic-like has protein sequence MKLGFGISRQSNLNVAMMSSSHSQSQSQSQSLPQKCSLKIKNVNSWNPKGNMSLNSNESLVSRAKKVRDKWMEFQGIKNWEGLLDPLDDDLRREILRYGEFVDAAYKCFDFDTSSPSYATCLFPEASMLAGSGYKVTRSLHATCGVQLPTWAGRRAPDWASAQSSWIGYVAVCEDKDEIARLGRRDVVIAYRGTATCLEWLENLRVNLTSLPDDMAGHDSDKDSMVQSGFLSLYTSGTRARGSLQASIRDEIEKILEKYADEPLSITVTGHSLGAALATLTAHDIAKTFKHAPLVTVVSFGGPRVGNRSFRSLLEKSGTKVLRIVNSDDPITKVPGFVLNEDEEASASLNSDAQKAAGVLNWLQKRVEETQWVYAEIGKELRLSSRDCPDLSNGSVATCHDLKTYLHLVDNFVSSNCPLRATAKMVLERAQ, from the coding sequence ATGAAACTTGGCTTTGGGATTTCGAGGCAATCCAATCTGAATGTGGCAATGATGAGCTCAAGCCACtctcaatcacaatcacaatcacaatcactcCCGCAGAAATGTAGTTTGAAGATCAAAAACGTAAATTCTTGGAATCCCAAAGGAAACATGTCTTTGAACTCAAACGAATCTCTGGTTTCTCGTGCAAAGAAAGTGAGGGATAAATGGATGGAGTTTCAAGGGATCAAGAACTGGGAAGGCCTGCTTGACCCCCTCGACGACGACCTCCGCCGCGAGATTCTCCGCTACGGCGAGTTCGTCGACGCCGCCTACAAATGCTTCGACTTCGacacctcctccccctcctacGCCACGTGTCTGTTCCCGGAGGCCTCCATGCTGGCCGGCTCCGGATATAAAGTCACCAGGAGCCTGCACGCCACGTGCGGGGTCCAGCTCCCCACCTGGGCCGGGCGGCGGGCCCCTGACTGGGCATCTGCCCAGTCCAGCTGGATTGGCTACGTTGCGGTCTGCGAGGACAAGGACGAAATCGCCAGGCTCGGCCGCCGCGACGTAGTCATCGCCTACCGAGGCACTGCCACGTGCCTCGAGTGGCTCGAGAATCTACGCGTCAACCTCACCAGTCTCCCGGATGACATGGCGGGGCACGATAGCGACAAGGACTCGATGGTGCAGAGCGGTTTCCTAAGCCTGTACACCTCGGGCACCCGCGCCCGAGGAAGCCTGCAGGCCTCGATACGAGACGAGATCGAAAAAATCCTCGAAAAATACGCGGACGAGCCGCTGAGCATCACCGTGACGGGGCACAGCCTCGGCGCGGCCCTGGCGACATTAACGGCGCACGACATAGCGAAGACGTTCAAGCACGCGCCCCTCGTGACGGTGGTGTCGTTCGGGGGGCCTAGGGTTGGGAACAGGAGCTTCAGGAGCCTCCTAGAAAAGAGTGGCACTAAAGTGCTGAGAATTGTCAACTCTGACGATCCCATCACAAAAGTGCCTGGCTTCGTCCTGAACGAGGACGAGGAGGCAAGTGCGTCACTAAACAGCGACGCACAAAAAGCGGCGGGGGTACTAAATTGGCTGCAGAAGCGCGTGGAGGAGACGCAGTGGGTGTACGCGGAGATAGGGAAGGAGTTGAGGCTGAGCAGCCGGGACTGCCCGGATCTGAGCAACGGGAGCGTCGCCACGTGTCATGATTTGAAGACGTATCTACATTTGGTGGATAATTTTGTGAGCTCGAATTGCCCGCTAAGAGCTACGGCAAAGATGGTGCTAGAAAGAGCTCAatag